In Marinobacter sp. LQ44, the following are encoded in one genomic region:
- a CDS encoding acyl-CoA thioesterase gives MTQALNWDLPDPFTMTITVRPEDTDRLGHANNVVYVRWLEEVSWQHIDSLGMTWALHEETGKAMAITRTELDYLASANAGDELVLGTWLTDWDGRFRSARQFQLIRPADGKTLLRALSTHACVDMKSQRPARAPKAFAEILGSALVAGGRGLPG, from the coding sequence ATGACACAGGCACTGAACTGGGACTTGCCTGACCCGTTTACCATGACCATCACCGTTCGCCCGGAGGACACCGACCGCCTGGGGCACGCCAATAACGTGGTGTATGTGCGCTGGCTGGAAGAAGTGAGTTGGCAGCACATCGACAGCCTGGGCATGACCTGGGCCCTGCACGAAGAAACCGGCAAGGCCATGGCGATTACCCGCACTGAGCTGGATTACCTGGCCTCTGCCAATGCCGGGGATGAACTGGTGCTGGGTACCTGGCTCACTGACTGGGATGGCCGTTTCCGCTCTGCCCGGCAGTTTCAGCTGATTCGCCCGGCCGATGGCAAAACCTTGCTGCGGGCGCTCTCTACCCATGCCTGTGTCGATATGAAATCCCAGCGGCCAGCCCGGGCACCCAAGGCCTTCGCCGAGATACTTGGCAGCGCGCTGGTTGCCGGCGGGCGGGGCCTCCCCGGTTGA
- a CDS encoding NADP-dependent oxidoreductase, which yields MESSDLTETGTMRHVVYDRFGERDVLRVTESPIPQPGEGEVLVRVHGAGLNPIDWKTRKGMGFVATQIENRLPWTPGYDAAGEVVEVGEGVTTLVPGDRVMGMIGFPVTGGAYAEYAIADAEDLAIVPEELDLIAAAGVPLAALTAWQALFEVAELESGQKILIHAGAGGVGHFAVQFALERGAHVIVTASSRNRDFLAELGVHEVIDYHTTDFTEECYGLDVVLDLVGGETGKRSLQTLSDSGVLVTIPTVTADDVVSAAEAMGVRAHGMRSRPDAFHLDEIAELIEDGDVKVHVEQVFSLDQVQAAHELLEGGHVRGKLVLDCR from the coding sequence ATGGAATCATCTGATCTGACCGAAACCGGCACCATGCGCCACGTGGTCTATGATCGCTTTGGTGAGCGTGATGTGCTGCGCGTGACAGAATCGCCCATTCCGCAACCGGGTGAGGGCGAGGTGCTTGTTCGCGTACACGGAGCCGGCCTCAATCCCATCGACTGGAAAACCCGTAAGGGCATGGGATTCGTCGCAACCCAGATAGAAAACAGACTGCCCTGGACGCCCGGTTACGATGCGGCCGGTGAGGTGGTGGAAGTGGGCGAGGGCGTGACCACACTGGTGCCAGGCGACCGGGTGATGGGCATGATCGGCTTCCCGGTCACCGGCGGAGCCTATGCCGAGTACGCCATTGCCGACGCTGAAGATCTCGCCATTGTACCGGAAGAGCTGGACCTGATTGCGGCTGCCGGCGTGCCCCTGGCGGCACTCACTGCCTGGCAGGCCCTCTTTGAGGTGGCGGAGCTGGAGTCTGGCCAGAAAATCCTGATTCATGCCGGGGCCGGCGGTGTCGGGCACTTTGCGGTTCAGTTTGCCCTGGAGCGGGGCGCCCACGTCATCGTGACGGCGTCCTCCCGTAACCGGGATTTCCTGGCGGAACTCGGGGTACATGAGGTGATTGACTACCACACCACCGACTTCACCGAAGAATGTTATGGCCTGGACGTGGTGTTGGACCTGGTAGGGGGTGAGACCGGCAAGCGTTCCCTGCAAACCCTCAGTGATTCCGGCGTGTTGGTAACCATCCCTACGGTGACTGCCGATGACGTGGTCAGCGCCGCCGAGGCCATGGGCGTTCGAGCCCACGGCATGCGCTCACGGCCGGATGCCTTCCACCTGGATGAAATCGCCGAGTTGATTGAAGACGGTGATGTGAAGGTCCATGTTGAGCAGGTATTTTCCCTGGACCAGGTACAGGCAGCCCACGAACTGCTGGAAGGCGGTCATGTGCGGGGCAAGCTGGTGCTGGATTGCCGTTAA
- the tcdA gene encoding tRNA cyclic N6-threonylcarbamoyladenosine(37) synthase TcdA, which translates to MTADDYPFRFGGIERLYGRKALNAFRHAHIAIVGLGGVGSWAAESLARSGIGTLTLIDMDDICVSNTNRQLHALEGQYGRTKTDAMAERLKAINPQADIRVHFGFLTTKNVAELITEDMTGVVDAIDSVKAKAALIAHCQRRMVPIVCAGGAGGQMDPTQIQVADLSKTTQDPLLAKVRNMLRREYGFSRNPKRRFGIEAVYSLEQLTYPAADGEVCLQKPATEGPVRLDCASGFGAASPVTASFGFFAASRLLNRIARKANQAD; encoded by the coding sequence ATGACCGCCGATGATTATCCGTTCCGCTTTGGCGGCATAGAGCGCCTCTATGGCCGCAAGGCCCTGAACGCTTTCCGTCATGCCCACATAGCCATCGTCGGCCTCGGTGGTGTTGGCTCCTGGGCGGCGGAATCGCTGGCGCGCAGTGGCATCGGCACGCTCACCCTGATCGACATGGACGACATCTGTGTGTCCAACACCAACCGCCAGCTGCATGCCCTCGAGGGCCAGTATGGCCGCACCAAGACCGATGCCATGGCCGAGCGGCTGAAGGCCATCAACCCCCAGGCGGATATCCGGGTGCATTTCGGATTTCTGACCACCAAGAACGTGGCAGAGTTGATTACCGAGGATATGACCGGGGTGGTGGATGCCATCGACAGCGTGAAGGCGAAAGCAGCGCTGATTGCCCATTGCCAGCGGCGTATGGTTCCGATTGTCTGTGCCGGCGGGGCCGGCGGCCAGATGGACCCAACCCAGATTCAGGTGGCAGACCTGAGCAAGACCACCCAGGACCCGTTGTTGGCAAAAGTGCGCAATATGCTGCGCCGGGAGTACGGGTTCTCCCGGAATCCAAAGCGGCGTTTTGGAATTGAGGCGGTGTATTCACTGGAACAGCTTACCTACCCCGCCGCCGATGGCGAGGTGTGCCTTCAGAAGCCGGCCACCGAGGGTCCGGTGCGGCTTGACTGCGCCTCCGGCTTCGGCGCAGCCAGCCCGGTAACCGCCAGTTTTGGTTTCTTTGCCGCCTCCCGGTTATTGAACCGGATTGCCCGCAAAGCCAATCAGGCCGATTAA
- a CDS encoding acyl-CoA dehydrogenase C-terminal domain-containing protein, producing MQYQAPANDLRFLLFDVLGADKLHELEKYADATPDLISAVIDEAGKLAAEVIQPTNQTGDRQGCSYDPETKSVKTPDGFKEAYQKFVEGGWTALDAPLEFGGQGLPHTLKFVVDEMVCSTNLSLGMYPGLTHGAISALHAHGSEELKQTYLEKLISGEWTGTMCLTEPQCGTDLGLIRTKATPNDDGSYAIEGTKIWITGGEHDLVDNIVHLVLAKLPGAPDTTKGISLFVVPKFLPDSGERNPAFCGGLEHKMGIKGSATCVMNFEGAKGWLVGEPNKGMSAMFTMMNEARLMVGMQGLGLAEMAYQESLAFARERLQSRSLSGPKNPNGPADAIIVHPDVRRMLMRQKVLNEGMRALALFTGHQLDLSVAHPDESVRENADDLVQLLTPVVKAFLTDEGYNNANWGQQVLGGSGFTQDWPLEQLVRDGRIARIYEGTNGIQAMDLVGRKLSLKGGQLVRALFAELTGYLKDNPEAPYREELKGALKSLEQATMWLAQNAPKDPGQAGAAATPYLRIMALTVIGYLWSRMAGVAGQQLQLGEGNKPLLEGKQVSARYYFEKLMPEVDWLLKDIQTGKDSLMAFEDEHWVA from the coding sequence ATGCAATACCAGGCACCAGCGAACGATCTTCGCTTTCTGTTGTTTGATGTGTTGGGCGCAGACAAGCTGCACGAACTGGAAAAATACGCCGATGCGACTCCGGATCTGATTTCCGCGGTGATCGACGAAGCCGGCAAGCTGGCGGCAGAGGTCATTCAGCCGACCAACCAGACTGGCGATCGCCAGGGTTGCAGCTATGACCCGGAGACCAAATCGGTCAAGACACCTGACGGCTTCAAAGAGGCCTACCAGAAATTTGTGGAAGGCGGCTGGACCGCTCTGGACGCACCGCTTGAGTTTGGCGGGCAAGGCCTGCCACACACCCTGAAGTTTGTCGTGGACGAAATGGTGTGCTCCACCAACCTGTCCCTGGGCATGTATCCCGGGCTGACCCATGGTGCCATCAGCGCCCTCCATGCGCATGGTTCCGAAGAGTTGAAGCAGACTTACCTGGAAAAACTGATTTCCGGCGAGTGGACCGGCACCATGTGTCTGACCGAGCCCCAGTGCGGCACCGATCTGGGCCTGATCCGCACCAAGGCCACACCGAATGACGACGGCAGCTATGCCATCGAGGGCACCAAGATCTGGATCACCGGCGGTGAGCACGATCTGGTCGATAACATTGTACATCTGGTATTGGCCAAGCTACCGGGCGCACCAGACACCACCAAGGGCATCTCCCTGTTTGTGGTGCCCAAGTTCCTGCCGGATTCCGGTGAGCGCAACCCGGCTTTCTGCGGCGGTCTTGAACACAAGATGGGCATCAAGGGCTCCGCCACCTGCGTGATGAACTTCGAAGGTGCCAAGGGCTGGCTGGTGGGCGAGCCGAACAAGGGCATGAGCGCCATGTTCACCATGATGAACGAAGCTCGCCTGATGGTGGGCATGCAAGGCCTTGGCCTGGCCGAGATGGCTTATCAGGAAAGCCTGGCATTCGCCAGGGAGCGCCTGCAAAGCCGGTCCCTGAGTGGCCCCAAAAACCCGAACGGTCCGGCGGATGCGATCATTGTGCACCCGGATGTACGCCGCATGCTGATGCGCCAGAAGGTGCTGAACGAAGGTATGCGGGCGCTGGCGCTGTTCACTGGCCACCAGCTGGATCTTTCCGTGGCTCACCCGGATGAAAGCGTGCGTGAAAACGCCGACGACCTGGTGCAGCTGCTGACGCCTGTGGTTAAAGCCTTCCTGACCGACGAAGGCTATAACAACGCCAACTGGGGCCAGCAGGTTCTGGGTGGCTCTGGCTTTACTCAGGACTGGCCCCTGGAGCAGCTGGTTCGGGACGGCCGTATCGCCCGCATCTATGAGGGCACCAACGGCATCCAGGCGATGGACCTGGTGGGCCGGAAGCTGTCGCTTAAGGGCGGCCAACTGGTTCGCGCCCTGTTCGCCGAGCTGACTGGATACCTGAAGGACAACCCGGAGGCGCCGTACCGCGAAGAACTCAAGGGTGCGCTGAAGAGTCTGGAGCAGGCCACCATGTGGCTGGCCCAGAATGCCCCGAAAGATCCGGGGCAGGCCGGCGCGGCCGCCACCCCGTACCTGCGGATTATGGCCCTGACCGTGATCGGTTATCTGTGGTCCCGCATGGCCGGTGTTGCAGGCCAGCAGCTGCAACTCGGCGAAGGCAATAAGCCGTTGCTTGAGGGCAAGCAGGTATCTGCCCGCTACTATTTCGAGAAGCTGATGCCTGAAGTGGACTGGCTGCTGAAAGACATCCAGACCGGCAAAGACAGCCTGATGGCGTTTGAAGACGAGCACTGGGTGGCTTAA